The Saccharomyces mikatae IFO 1815 strain IFO1815 genome assembly, chromosome: 13 genome has a segment encoding these proteins:
- the SMKI13G4420 gene encoding sugar porter family MFS transporter, with protein sequence MSTVQSSVGSDTDIQNASNADVHIAPRVEKEWSDEFDDNEVLNGDTIEPPKRGLLGYLVIYLLCYPISFGGFLPGWDSGITAGFINMDNFKMNFGSYKHSTGEYYLSNVRMGLLVAMFSVGCAIGGVSFARFADKLGRRLAIVIVVLVYMVGAIIQISSNHKWYQYFVGKIIYGLGAGGCSVLCPMLLSEIAPKDLRGGLISLYQLNMTFGIFLGYCSVYGTRKYDNTAQWRVPLGLCFLWALIIIIGMLLVPESPRYLVECERHEDACISIAKINKVSPEDPWVQRQVEEINVGVLAQKELGEASWKELFSIKTKVLQRLITGILVQTFLQLTGENYFFFYGTTIFKSVGLTDGFETSIVLGTVNFFSTIIAVMVVDKIGRRKCLLFGAAGMMACMVIFASIGVKCLYPHGQDGPSSKGAGNAMIVFTCFYIFCFATTWAPVAYIVVAESFPSKVKSRAMSISTAFNWLWQFLIGFFTPFITGSIHFYYGYVFVGCLVAMFLYIFFFLPETIGLSLEEIQLLYEEGVKPWKSTSWVPPSRRGVHSEETETQDKDWKKFLKFSKASN encoded by the coding sequence atgTCTACTGTACAATCTTCTGTCGGAAGTGATACAGATATTCAGAACGCTTCTAATGCTGATGTTCATATCGCACCACGTGTGGAAAAAGAGTGGTCTGATGAGTTTGATGACAACGAAGTTTTAAATGGGGATACAATAGAGCCTCCAAAGAGGGGCCTTCTAGGTTACCTCGTCATCTATTTACTCTGTTATCCTATATCCTTTGGAGGTTTCCTACCTGGTTGGGATAGTGGTATTACAGCAGGTTTCATCAACATGGACAACTTCAAAATGAACTTTGGATCCTACAAGCACAGTACTGGAGAGTACTACTTAAGCAATGTTCGTATGGGTCTTTTGGTCGCCATGTTTAGTGTCGGATGTGCTATAGGGGGTGTCTCTTTCGCCCGTTTTGCCGATAAGTTAGGCAGAAGGCTAGCAATTGTGATTGTGGTATTGGTATATATGGTTGGTGCCATTATTCAAATCAGTTCAAACCATAAATGGTACCAGTACTTTGTCGGTAAGATCATTTACGGTCTCGGTGCTGGTGGTTGTTCGGTGTTGTGTCCAATGCTTTTGTCGGAAATAGCACCCAAGGACCTGAGAGGTGGGCTTATTTCATTGTACCAACTGAACATGACCtttggtattttcttaGGTTATTGTAGTGTTTATGGAACAAGGAAATATGACAACACTGCACAATGGAGAGTGCCTCTTGGGCTTTGCTTTTTGTGGGCCCTGattatcatcattggtATGCTATTGGTCCCAGAATCACCCAGGTATTTGGTCGAATGTGAAAGACATGAGGATGCATGTATTTCGATTGCCAAGATTAACAAGGTTTCACCAGAGGATCCATGGGTACAGAGACaggttgaagaaatcaacgTCGGGGTGCTCGCCCAAAAGGAACTAGGAGAAGCATCATGGAAGGAACTTTTCTCAATTAAAACAAAGGTTCTTCAACGTTTGATTACAGGGATCCTAGTGCAAACCTTTTTGCAACTTACCGGTGAAAactactttttcttctacgGAACTACCATCTTCAAATCTGTCGGGCTTACTGACGGTTTTGAGACCTCAATCGTTTTGGGTACCGTGAATTTCTTCTCCACTATCATCGCTGTTATGGTCGTCGACAAGATCGGTCGTCGTAAATGTCTATTGTTCGGTGCAGCTGGAATGATGGCTTGTATGGTTATATTTGCTAGTATCGGGGTGAAATGTCTTTACCCCCATGGCCAGGATGGTCCCTCTTCGAAAGGTGCAGGTAATGCTATGATTGTGTTCACCTgcttttatatattctgCTTCGCAACAACATGGGCACCAGTCGCTTATATCGTGGTTGCTGAGTCGTTCCCTTCGAAGGTCAAGTCCAGAGCTATGTCCATTTCAACTGCATTCAACTGGTTATGGCAATTCTTGATCGGTTTCTTCACACCATTCATTACCGGCTCGATCCATTTCTACTATGGTTATGTGTTTGTTGGATGTTTGGTTGCCATGTTTTTGtacatattcttctttttaccaGAAACAATCGGTTtatctttggaagaaatcCAATTACTGTACGAAGAAGGTGTGAAGCCATGGAAATCCACATCTTGGGTTCCACCATCAAGGAGAGGAGTCCATTCAGAAGAGACTGAGACTCAGGATAAAgattggaagaaatttttgaagttttcaaagGCTTCTAATTGA
- the SMKI13G4430 gene encoding mannitol dehydrogenase family protein, whose amino-acid sequence MTKSNETTATSLNAKTLKSFQSTLPIPTYPREGVKQGIVHLGVGAFHRSHLAVFMNRLMQDHSLKDWSICGVGLMKADALMRDAMKAQDCLYTVVERGIKETNAYIVGSITAYMYAPDDPRAVIEKMANPDTHIVSLTVTENGYYHSEATNSLMTDAPEIVNDLNHPENPATLYGYLYEALLLRYKKGLTPFTIMSCDNMPQNGITVKAMLVAFAKLKKDEKFAAWIEEKVTSPNCMVDRVTPRCTDEERKYVTDTWGIKDQCPVVAEPFIQWVLEDNFSDGRPPWELVGVQVVKDVDSYELMKLRLLNGGHSAMGYLGYLAGYTYIHEVVNDPTINKYIRVLMREEVIPLLPKVPGVDFEEYTASVLERFSNPAIQDTVARICLMGSGKMPKYVLPSIYEQLRKPNGKYKLLAVCVAGWFRYLTGVDMNGKPFEIEDPMADTLKAAAVKGGKDPHELLNIEVLFSPEIRDNKDFVAQLTHSLEVVYDKGPLAAVNEVLDQV is encoded by the coding sequence atgacaaaGTCCAATGAAACAACAGCTACCAGCTTGAATGCAAAAACTCTCAAGAGTTTTCAATCCACCCTTCCAATACCAACCTACCCCAGAGAAGGCGTTAAACAGGGTATTGTTCATCTAGGTGTTGGTGCATTCCATCGTTCCCACTTGGCCGTTTTCATGAACCGTTTGATGCAGGATCACAGCTTGAAGGACTGGTCAATATGTGGTGTTGGTTTAATGAAGGCAGATGCCCTTATGCGCGATGCTATGAAAGCCCAAGATTGTCTATACACAGTTGTAGAGCGCGGTATCAAGGAAACCAACGCTTACATTGTCGGTTCCATCACCGCATACATGTACGCACCCGATGATCCAAGGGCTGTCATCGAAAAGATGGCCAACCCAGATACACATATTGTTTCTCTAACCGTTACCGAGAACGGTTATTACCATAGTGAAGCAACAAACTCGTTAATGACCGATGCTCCGGAAATTGTCAACGATTTGAATCATCCAGAGAATCCTGCCACTCTCTACGGTTACCTATATGAGGCTCTATTGCTGCGTTACAAGAAAGGCCTCACTCCCTTCACCATTATGTCCTGTGACAACATGCCTCAGAACGGTATCACAGTCAAGGCTATGCTTGTTGCGTTTGCCAAGTTAAAGAAGGATGAGAAGTTCGCTGCCTGGATCGAAGAGAAGGTTACTTCTCCTAACTGTATGGTTGATCGTGTCACACCACGTTGCACTGACGAGGAGCGCAAGTACGTCACTGACACTTGGGGAATTAAGGACCAATGTCCCGTTGTTGCAGAGCCTTTCATCCAATGGGTTCTTGAAGACAACTTTTCTGACGGCCGTCCTCCTTGGGAACTTGTCGGTGTTCAAGTTGTCAAGGATGTCGATTCCTATGAACTGATGAAATTGCGTCTGCTTAACGGTGGGCACTCAGCCATGGGATACCTTGGATACTTGGCCGGTTACACCTATATACACGAGGTCGTCAACGACCCAACCATCAACAAGTACATCCGTGTTTTGATGCGTGAGGAAGTCATCCCATTGTTACCTAAGGTGCCAGGCGTGGATTTCGAAGAATACACTGCGTCTGTGTTGGAGAGATTCTCCAATCCAGCAATTCAGGACACCGTTGCACGTATCTGTTTGATGGGCTCAGGTAAGATGCCCAAGTACGTTTTACCTTCGATCTACGAGCAGTTGCGCAAGCCTAACGGCAAGTATAAGTTGTTGGCAGTGTGTGTGGCTGGATGGTTCCGTTATTTGACCGGTGTCGACATGAACGGCAAACCATTCGAAATTGAGGACCCCATGGCAGATACCTTGAAGGCTGCTGCTGTTAAGGGTGGTAAGGATCCTCACGAGCTACTTAACATCGAGGTCCTTTTCAGCCCTGAAATTCGTGATAACAAGGACTTTGTTGCGCAATTGACTCACTCGCTAGAAGTTGTTTATGATAAAGGACCACTTGCCGCTGTGAACGAAGTTCTAGACCAGGTGTAA
- the SMKI13G4440 gene encoding NAD(P)-dependent alcohol dehydrogenase, with the protein MSQTTNPSVVLRKVGDIAIEQRPVPTIEDPHYVKLAIKATGICGSDVHYYRSGGIGKYILKAPMVLGHESSGEVVEVGNAVTRVKVGDRVAIEPGVPSRYSDETKEGRYNLCPHMAFAATPPIDGTLVKYYLSPEDFLVKLPEGVSYEEGACVEPLSVGVHSNKLAGVRFSTRVVVFGAGPVGLLTGAVARAFGASDVVFVDVFDNKLQRAKDFGATNTFNSSKIPTDKAQELASEVEKLLGGNHADVVFECSGADVCIDAGVKVTKVGGTMVQVGMGKNYTNFPIAEVSGKEMKLIGCFRYSFGDYRDAVNLVATGKVNVKPLITHRFKFEDAAKAYDYNISHGGDVVKTIIAGPE; encoded by the coding sequence ATGTCTCAAACTACTAATCCTTCTGTTGTTTTGAGAAAAGTCGGCGACATCGCCATCGAGCAAAGACCAGTTCCTACCATCGAAGACCCCCATTACGTCAAGTTAGCCATTAAAGCTACTGGTATATGTGGTTCTGATGTCCACTACTACAGAAGCGGTGGCATTGGAAAATACATATTGAAGGCTCCTATGGTACTTGGTCATGAGTCGAGCGGAGAAGTTGTGGAAGTTGGTAACGCTGTGACAAGAGTCAAAGTCGGAGACCGTGTGGCTATTGAGCCCGGTGTTCCTAGCCGTTACTCTGATGAGACCAAGGAGGGTAGGTACAACCTTTGCCCACACATGGCATTTGCAGCCACTCCTCCAATTGACGGTACTCTTGTGAAGTACTATTTATCTCCGGAAGATTTTCTTGTGAAGCTACCGGAAGGTGTTAGCTATGAAGAGGGAGCCTGTGTCGAGCCACTATCTGTCGGTGTGCACTCTAACAAACTCGCAGGAGTTCGCTTCAGCACCAGAGTTGTTGTATTTGGCGCAGGGCCTGTGGGGCTGTTAACGGGAGCAGTTGCGCGTGCATTTGGTGCCAGTGACGTTGTTTTCGTTGATGTGTTTGACAACAAGCTACAAAGGGCAAAGGATTTCGGTGCTACAAACActttcaattcttccaaGATTCCTACTGACAAAGCCCAAGAATTGGCTTCTGAAGTAGAAAAGCTTCTAGGCGGAAACCATGCAGATGTGGTGTTTGAATGCTCGGGAGCAGATGTTTGCATTGACGCTGGTGTCAAAGTAACCAAGGTTGGGGGAACGATGGTACAAGTTGGTATGGGCAAAAATTATACCAACTTCCCAATCGCTGAAGTTAGCGGCAAGGAAATGAAGCTAATTGGATGTTTCCGTTATTCGTTTGGTGATTATCGCGATGCGGTGAACTTGGTTGCCACAGGAAAAGTTAATGTCAAGCCACTAATAACGCATAGATT